A stretch of DNA from Fibrobacter sp. UWB11:
TGATTGTCCACGGTGAATTTGAACGCAATGACATGGTGGAATATTTCGGTTCCAAGATTGACGGTTTTGTGTTCACGCAGAACGCCTGGGTGCAGAGCTACGGTACCCGTTGCGTGAAGCCGCCTGTCGTTTGGGGTGACGTGAGCCGCAGCGCTCCGATTACGGTTGAATGGTCCGTTTTCGCACAAAGTTGCACCAAGAAGCCGGTGAAGGGCATGCTTACGGGCCCTGTCACGATTCTCAACTGGTCCTTCCCGCGTGAAGATGTTTCCTTGAAGACGCAGGCTCAGGAAATCGGCCTTGCCATCCGTGATGAAGTTTTGGACCTCGAAAAGAACGGCATCAGAATCATCCAGATTGACGAAGCCGCACTCCGCGAAAAGCTGCCGCTCCGCAAGAGCGACTGGCACAAGGAATACCTCGACTGGGCAATCCCAGCATTCCGCTTGGTGCATGCCAAGGTCAAGCCCGAAACGCAAATCCACACGCACATGTGCTATAGCGAATTCAACGACATCGTCCGCGACATCGACAACATGGACGCCGACGTGATTACGTTCGAAGCTAGCCGTTCCGACCTCAAGCTGCTCGACGCCTTGAACGACGCCAAGTTCGAAACGCAGGTGGGCCCGGGTGTTTACGACATCCACTCTCCGCGCGTTCCGTCCGAACAGGAAATCGTTGACGCCCTCCACAAGATCATCGCGAAGGTCCCGCAGCAAAACGTGTGGGTGAACCCGGATTGCGGCCTCAAGACTCGTGGCGAAACCGAAACGACGGCAAGCCTCAAGAACCTCGTCGCCGCCGCCAAGAAACTCCGCGAAGAAAAGTAAAGCAAGAACGCACTGGATCCTATCGGCCTATGGCCTCCAGGATGACAGTGCGCCATTCGCAAAAAACTTACACCTCTACTGTCGTTGCAAGGAACACCTCTCTTTACTGATAGACAGATTCTAAGTTCGCTCTAGTCTATCGCTCATCCCCTTGCGATGGCGGTAAACGAACTAATCCCCGTGTGCGTAATGCCGCGGGGATTTCCATTTATACACAAATTTCATCAAAAACAATTTCTAACCAAATTCTATCACCACAGCGTTTCTATAGCAAAAATCTATAACAAAGCATAAAAAAGTAGTATATATAATAGGTCTTGCGACCACCCCACCCCATTGCTATCTTTGTGCCGCATTTGAAAGAAGCATCAAAAAACAAATGCAAGAAATAATGGATCCTATCGCCTTCGGCTTCAGGATGACGAAAGCGAAGCGACAAGCGAAAGAGACAACAGGAGGTGCAACATGGAAAAACGCACAGGACTTTTTGCAAATGGAATTATATGGTTTGGCGTTGCCATCTCCGTTTCTGAAATTGAAGCGGGTATAGAAATTGGCGCTGCCGCAGCCAGGGATTCGCTCTGGCTCCCGCTCGTGCTCGGACACATTCTGGGCGGCATCTTGCTCTTTTTCGTAGGCCTCATCGGCGCGCGCGTTCGCCTGAACGCCATGGAAACGACCAAAACCTCATTCGGCAAATACGGTTCCAAGTTTTTCGCCGCGCTGAACACATTCCAGTTGCTCGCCTGGGTCGCCGTCTTGAACGCTCAGGGCGCTTCGGCCTTGGCAGGGCTCAACTTGCCGATTTCATTCCCCTTGACTTGCGTGATTCTCGCAGCTCTCATTGGAGCTTGGGTCTATGTGGGCATCCGCCGTTCTGCAAACGTGACGACCGTCGTGATGGCCGCTCTTACTATTTTGCTCGCAATTTTATCCGTTAAGTTATTCGGTCTCGGCAGCAGTTCAAGTGCCGCCGCTAATGTTGCAGGTGCCGCCGGAAACGCTGCAACCGCGCTCAAGTTCTGGAACATTTTCGAGATTTCTATCGCCATGCCGATTTCATGGTTGCCCGTAATTTCGGACTACACGAAGGATGCCGAAAAACCTGTAAAGGCAACATCAATTTCTGCAATCGCTTACACATTTGCAAGCCTCTGGATGTACATTATCGGTATCGAAATTTCGGGCATTGGCGCAAGCAACAACATCGCGCAAGCCATTCTACTTGCAGGCCTCGGCATCCCGGGAATCATCATCGTGGTACTTTCGACAGTAACAACAAACTTCCTTGCAGCAAACTCCGCAGGCGAATCTTCCAAAGCAATTTACAGTAAAATAAATCCCAAAATTGCAGGTGTCGTCGTGAGTTTCTTGAGCGCCGCTCTCGCCATTTCGGGAATCATGGAACACTATATCAGCTTCCTTTACCTGATCGCCTCCGTGTTTGCCCCGATGGCCGCTGTTCTTTTGGTTTCGTTCTACTTCTCCAAGGATCGCACCGAATCGCTCGGCGTTTGGCTCTGGAATATTTTCGCTTGGCTCGCGGGCTTCATCGCCTACCAGGTGGCAGAACGTTTCGACTCTGTTTTCCTCGGCCCCACACTCCTTGCAGTTATCGTTTCGGCAGCATTCGCATCCGTGCGCGTACTCTCCGAAAGAAAATAACGCGCTAACGTTTGTCTTTTTCTATTTTTTCAATCGCCATGTCACAGAAGAAAATCGCGTTAATTAATGATGTTACAGGATTTGGTCGGTGCTCCATCGCTGTCATGGCACCGATTGTTTCCGCAATGAAAATTCAAGCGGTAACAGTACCAACCGCAGTTCTTTCGGCGCACACGCAATTCCCCGAATATTACTTCGATGATTACACTTCAAAAATGCGCGATTACATTCAAACCTACAAGGATTTGAATTTATCATTCGACGCCATTGCTTCCGGATTCCTCGGCTCCGAAGAGCAAGTCGATATCGTGATTGACTTTTTCAAGACATTCAAGAAAAACGGCACATTCACATTGGTAGACCCGGTGATGGGCGACTACGGCAGGCTTTACGAAACATACACGCCTAGTTTGTGCGAAAAGATGAAAGCACTTGTTCATTATGCCGATATCTTGACGCCTAACCTCACCGAACTTTGCACCTTGACGGATGTCAAGTACCGCACCGAAGGATTCAGCGACGTAGAACTTGCCGACATGTGCCGCAAGCTTGCAGAACAGGGCCCCGAACACATCGTA
This window harbors:
- a CDS encoding cytosine permease — translated: MEKRTGLFANGIIWFGVAISVSEIEAGIEIGAAAARDSLWLPLVLGHILGGILLFFVGLIGARVRLNAMETTKTSFGKYGSKFFAALNTFQLLAWVAVLNAQGASALAGLNLPISFPLTCVILAALIGAWVYVGIRRSANVTTVVMAALTILLAILSVKLFGLGSSSSAAANVAGAAGNAATALKFWNIFEISIAMPISWLPVISDYTKDAEKPVKATSISAIAYTFASLWMYIIGIEISGIGASNNIAQAILLAGLGIPGIIIVVLSTVTTNFLAANSAGESSKAIYSKINPKIAGVVVSFLSAALAISGIMEHYISFLYLIASVFAPMAAVLLVSFYFSKDRTESLGVWLWNIFAWLAGFIAYQVAERFDSVFLGPTLLAVIVSAAFASVRVLSERK
- a CDS encoding pyridoxamine kinase, which encodes MSQKKIALINDVTGFGRCSIAVMAPIVSAMKIQAVTVPTAVLSAHTQFPEYYFDDYTSKMRDYIQTYKDLNLSFDAIASGFLGSEEQVDIVIDFFKTFKKNGTFTLVDPVMGDYGRLYETYTPSLCEKMKALVHYADILTPNLTELCTLTDVKYRTEGFSDVELADMCRKLAEQGPEHIVVTGIPYNSKQIMNFVYSKGEEPRIVMVDRIGGDRSGTGDVISSIIAGMYMNGHDFYESVKKAADFVSKCLRYCEDNNVPTHWGLCFEMYLRDLMED